gtacagtattaacggtttatctgggctaggtggagataataccggagcattcaacaaatactgcttgaccttttcaaaagcattctggcattcctcatcccaagtaccttgattcTGCTTTCTGAGGAGGCAaaagataggatcacatttctcggttagttgtgaaataaaccgagcgatgtaattcaaccttccaaggaatcctcgaacttctttttgagtttgCGGTGGAGGCAATTATTGTATTGCTCTGactttgtctgaatcaacttctattcccttttcactgactacgaaaccCAATAGCTTTCCCGATTTAGCTTCGAAGGTGCACTTTGCCGGATTGAGCTTTAATTGAAACTTCCTCAACCTCAAGAATAGTCTTCTCAAAACTTCAATATGCTCTTTCTTTGTTCGGGACttagcaatcatgtcatcaacatatacttcaatgtccctatgcatcatgtcgtggaacAAGTTCACCATGGCCCGCTGGTAGGTTACCCTTGCATTCTTTAGTCCGAACGGCATTACTTTGGAGCAAAAGgtgccccacaaggttatgaaggtggttttatccatgtcctctggatgcatctttatttgaccatccataaaggaaaacAACGAATGTCCTGTCGTGTTGTCTACTAAAGTGTCGATGTGCGGCAAAGGAAAGTTATCTTTTGGGCTACCTTTATTCAGATCTTTGTAATCAACGCACATCTGTACCTTCCCATCCTTTTTAGGGACCGGCACAATATTAGATACCCATTCGgagtacttgacctcttgtatgaatcctgcatcgaactgcttcttaacctcatcttttatttttagaacaatGTTCAGCCACACTCTCCGTAACTTTTGTTGGACTAGTTTGCAATCCTGTCTTATCATAAGATGATGTACTACAATGTCAGtactcaatccgggcatatcctgatatgaccatgcgaagatatccttgaactctcgaagcaactcaaccagaccatgccttgtgtccttggtaatcagtgttccaattttcaactccttcccctcctctagggctacattttctattgcctctttctcatgcgGCGTAATTCATTTTCCCTCATGTTTaaccattcttaacagatcaggagacacatcacaatcttgaacatcttcaaaatcctgaaattcctctaaacacatgtcttgatCGCTAGAGAAATCAGGAATTACAGTAtcagtgctcatatcattgatttctagggacctgtgggggtatgaaagaatatacaaagaatgaatgaatctaagaatgattatttatgtgctatgaatgaaagaatgagaattgcaaaaatttaatgaaatattgattgataaaaaaaaccatattcgtccaaattgataataaagttatgttttattaaaataatagtagATGATCATAATCCTTCTTTCACAAATgaaatcttactactcctaggacctagagtaacagacatgtttcgagaattactctgaaaaattcctaaagactacaggaaggtcttccacagtccaattgttcagagagctcccTGGTTCgcaagggcgaatgccctcgaggCTTCCTTGCTCCAATCCCTCATTGTGTACAGCATTAATCTGATGACTCTCTTCTACCAGTAACCCTCCTGTcttaaaggatttggatataggtgggaatgtcatcggttcccaATCCACTTCTCCTTCGTTCAAGTGCGCATTTCTTCTCGCTTGGTGCTTCTCAATCTCTTGCCTCTTGTGCTTATGGTCTGGCTTGAAGCCTAAACCAAAGCGATCCTTCTTCTTAATCATTTTTGGGATTTGAACCCCTCCTTGCAACTGTCTTCCTAGTCCTTTTCCTTGCAATGCTCCCTTCCCCATCATCATTTGCAGGGCCATCCTTGTGGCTCTAGACATTTTGGGTACCGGCACCTCActtccttccaaaatgaaggttgcattgatgatttctaaagagtggaaagaacactcaatagcctcttcattcgcctcgacataaggggccttgctagtgactgctgctataatatcctcctccgcattgatggttattaaccgtccatctgtcactaacttcaatttttggtgcaataAGGAGGGCACCGCTCCTGTCGAGTGTATCCATagtctccccaataaacaattatatgagggcttgatatccatcaccaagaaatcaacttcatatgtatttggcccaatttccaaagggatgtcaattcgtcccatcactttcctttcggttccatcgaaggctcttaccacattgtgacatgttttcatatgcgAAATGTCAATGGGTAATTTGTTCAATATGGACAATGGAAGGACGTTCAAAGCTGACCCATTATCAATGAGTACTCTTGGAAGCGTGTATCCCTTGCACCgagtagtgatgtgcaaggccttggttgaccctatgccttcaggtggaatttcatcatcattgaagtagatgaaattgCCAGCACTGATGTTATTCACCAACCGATCCAacttgttaacggatatgtcgtgggtgacatatgtttcgttaagTACCTTCAACAACGCATCCCGATATACCTCAGAACTCAAAAGTAGGGCTAATACTAATATACGCGCCGGCTGCCTATgcaactgctcgaccacactgtactcgctatgcttaaggaactttagaaacTCCTTAGCCTCCTCCTCCTTTACCGGCTCCTTAACAGGCACTTCAACCTCTTTCTTCTTCTCAATGTCAACCTCCTTTGTTTTCGTGGGCTCCACTCTGATGCCTCCcatcataacgcttcccactTCACGTATGGGAACCTTCATTTTGCTCGCTCCTAGACACACTGGATATACTCTCCCCCTCAGGTACTGTTATACTGCAGTCATAGCTCCATGGTACCCTCTTGTCATCCCTGTAAGGGAAAAGAGTGGGTTTATGGATGACGACCTTGGGCCCGATTCGCGCCCCCACTTTATTATTCCCCGGCcaggaaataataattcttggtCGGCTGGTTCCTTGTCGTTCATTTTCCAGCACACATATTTGTCTTTTGCAAGAACTACCCTAAAAAATCTGTAGCTCTTTGTTAACCATAAGGccttgcaccatggccttgaagtcctcacaattttggatcatatgacccaTCTCTCTATGGAATTCACAATAGTTCCCCATTCTTTCTCTACCTTGTCCAGAGGTCAACATACTTCTCTTTACTATCTCCTCCCATATTACTTTCATGGGTGTCTTCACCTTAGTAACATCTTCATTGATTCTTTCTTCCCTAGTTTCATCAATGacattcactccttgattgccatgaTCTAGTAATGGATTTTCAGCATTAGGGGTACTGTCGAACttcacaacccccatcttgataagCCTCTCCACGGTCTTCTTGAATCCGGTGCAGTTTTCAATCAAATGCCCCGATATTCCTGCATGATATTCGcatttagcatttgcatcataccatttgagGTACGGTGGCTGTAGTGGTTTCAAGTGAAATGGAGCAAtggcatgtgcatcgtataagctttgataaagctcacgatacgaCACAGGGATAGGCATGAATTGCATCCTTTCCGAATCCTGTCTTGTGCCCAATTCCTATCTTTGAGTACTTTGTTGCTCGACCACAGCTGCTTTaggttgaccaactgtgattgccctCGAGTTGAGACTATTCACCTCATTGTCCTTTCTCCTTAGGGCTGATCTTTTTGCCGTTTCCCCCTTAATTTTACCACcccttatggcattctcaatcatctctcctgcaataactatatccgcgaaacttttcgtggtgcttccaatcatgtgagtgatgaacggtgccttcaaagtgttgataaaaaACATGGTGGTCTCTTTTTCTAACAgtggtggttgtacttgcattgctacttccctccatcgttgtgcgtattgcctaaaattttcattaggctttttctccatgttttgaagcgTGATCCTGTCCGGCGTCAtgatctctccatgaactaattCTTGTACGGCTCAACTAATTGTACCACGTAGCCGTTGCTCCTACTAAGctgtcttgaaaacaatggatcaatagttgatcattgtttacatacccagtcattctcctacaaaatattgttatgtgtgcctctgggcaagtagtcctgttgtacttttcaaactccggtATCTTAAATTTGTGAGGAAgcaccaagtctgggaccaaacttaagtctttggcatcaatcccatgatgattgccaacgccttccaaaaccctaaatttctCTTCCAACCACTTGCAATGATCCTCCAACTATTTTGAGGATTCGGTTGCCATTCTTTCCCTCTCCATCATATCCAGATCAAGAGTGATAGGGTTGATCAGGCTATCGCCCAAATTATTTCCTAACCCAGATGGGAAATTCACGGGGATTCCAGCATCAACCGGCCTATGTTGAGGCCTTATAGTGAtagatggccttctaggaggtgTCTCGATTTGTAGTGGCACATGTGGCGGAGTGAAACCCGAAGGATGATCCTCACACTCCTCACCAGTGATAGCCATGGGGGTCTTCCCTTTATCAGTGGCCCTTAGAAGCTaagccatttcagccatcatattcctctgagcctatagcatttgctccctcatgtcaTTCTGCTTcttggccaactgctcttgcaattggtcttgcatatccttttgcaattgttcgaacctttgatccatactctTAGTTTTAGTGCGAGTGTCGTAGGGATGTGTCatttctagatttttttttctacCTCTCTagaagtaaactttaactaattagggtctttctataactttgaatgcatatgatgtgatgtaatgcaaatgcataaatgcaaaaaggcatcgatctcgattcaatctcatttagaaaactttatttagaaaaagaatatctttacatataaatggattacataTACGCCTTTGCCCTAAGGCCCAAAGTTCTAActttatctaataaaagggctaactctcgacCTTTATCAGACGCTGACTCATACATCATACTCAACGCATCAGCTCGTACTGCTAAGTCTCAAACATATTCAGCAATCTCTCGAATCTAGGCTACAGCCTCCCCAATAACATAATCCCTATCTCTGACTTGACCTTTAACTTGATGGAGCTCTTCTTTGAGATAATCTTCTTGcgcctcgagctgctcaatccgAAGTTCACCATCATGTAATGCCACTTCCAAATCTTCAACCTTACTTTTTAGCTCCTTTAACTCGACCGTAGGATCATGGTTTTGGTGCCAACGAAGGGATTTTCCAAGCTCAGTTACCTTAGTCTTCAACCATTTATTCTCTttctctaatgccaaattctgcgaccgcatctcttggaacttcctctCCCAATATTCGGCTCTAGCCTTTTCCTCTTGAACTTCTTTCTGCCACTGTTCCAAAGACTTCCCTAACCCCACTCACTTTAAAGTTACTTGTGCCTTCCTATACTCCTCTTTTAAATCATCTCGGTCTTCCTTAACCTTCCTATTTTCTTTCCTAACTTTTTTAACCTCCTTCTTTTGCAGGTCAACATCTAGACTTAGGTACATCTTCTCCTCCTCAAGCTTTTCTATCTTCTTTCCGAGTTCCAAATTCTTTCTCTTAAATTTTTGCTTCATGATATCAAGCTCCGAGGGTATCACTTGTAAATATTCATCTATTGGTCGAACTTCTTCCATTCTCGTCATAGGGATATTATCGTTAATCCTTCTACTCCTTCACTCGACATATTCTGGGGTCGTAGCAGGATTAATGGCCACTCCCTTCAACCGCCAAGTCTTGTTCCAAGCACAAGAAACTTCGCTAACCTTCCtcttgtaatcggctcctctGTATACAAACTCACTTTGAGCTAACCCATGAGTCACTGGCAcgaactgtctcaatccatgctgcctcagcacgagcaaaggggcataaccaatggcaccccaaattctCAACAGGGGAACCCAATCAAAGTTGCCACATCGATAAAGTATCTCACCAGGAACCATCcatggagctctccactcaacatccTCCGACTGAAGATTTCAAAGTAATGCTATCCAATTTTCTTCCGGCACATCCACTTTTCTAGATGAGGCTACTATATCTTTCACTGGGGAGTAGTTCTCAAAGAAAGCTCGACAAACAATCCTATCAATCAACCGgaagtgactgtagaaccaagccaaaagtaactgagcacaccTTATAAACCTGCCTGCACCagccctcctacatgcacctaAGGACCTGAATGTCTCCGCCAAAATCGCAGGGACGGAAGTGACCCTTTTGCtgagtcgatgaaaaagatcCGTAGTTGCCTcgtccacatatcccaaagccctagggaaaACCATCAGTCTATACAAACTTAAGGCAAAAATGTCTACCTTCTTCGTCTCATCGGGGTGTGTCAAAATCAAATCTTTCAAAGAGTCCCAcgaaatgcacttgcactcaccCTTCTCTTTAATTCTAGCCgtgacccactgctcactcatccccgtAATGGCCATTAATTTTttccaaaaggtagggacacaagcagctccgGAATAGATCCTATCACTCTGAAACCTGGGACAACGAAGTAATGCAGTGTACTCCTCCACGGTAGGTACCAAGTCTACTTCCCCAAAGGTGAAACAACTGTACGCCGGGTTCCAAAATTGAGCAAGGGTTCGGAACAAGTGTTCATCTACCTGAACATCGAGCAAGTAAGGTAAATCTCCGTAATTATCGTAGAATAACTGCTTGGTCTCATTGCCCtactgatcccaaatttccttaagctcttggagattattctgtgtgacactaATACGAGTATAATCTGGCAGCTCCGACACATATCCCATAGTTATATTGTCtcccttttctagttgagtttgctcTGACCATCTATGAACATCGgcgttgccctccactctatcaagaagtccgttctccgtaataaaacttcctaacttagaaactgaccgtgaatcgatacctttgtaaatgcaaaatgacatgtaaacaaaagaaaagaaatagtcagtatcacatgatatcaataaatctcaacaatagtttataagggtaatatctaaagtttaactctaactaagttgggttcttacggtttttctatatgtggttttagttctaaagttgaggtacctgaaccagtagattcctcgattctcaccTATTATAGGCTTAtttggatcgagttcagttcaagggaatacatttccctatggctacacggagatgaaaatctcacgaaaccatatgtacggatgtatcccgaaagtgatccactatcctacacggaggcgaaaacctcacgaatgcatagtttctcactcccacttaagggtgtgaccacaacggtcatgcaaatgcaatgcgtatcagaatatataacatatgcaataatacaaacacatgtaatgcaaagaggattaaattttaaaatttttaatttctgacattaagacaagagataatcaattacacggcttgactctcttattagtccccagcgGAGCCGCCAagctgtcgagaccatttttaaatcgagttttggaaaatgagaatcgactttaagaaaaacgaaaacgggagtcgccaccaatctttttaggtgtgattggatcaccttataaaatgttttgttttaaaacattaattttggtctacgaaagtcgagaaaacggattcgggagttggttacgtacgaggaagggctagcacccttgtaacgcctaAAAATTgctacctaattgattatcaagtgctttaatgtcggaaatttgaaatttttaagatgcaaacctcttttaattagaatgtctcaattttgaaaattaaggctcacttatttcaaacgagtcaaaacatcacatctagtaagttaggacgcaacattttaaaaccttcgaaactaagctcgtctttcgaaaatttctatctcgaaacaacaaaacgccatatccagtaagttaggacactatgttttgaaatctcgaaataattgtttaagttttgaaaactcaaaatcacttagaagggtgcttgactattcgaattcaacgagaaaagtcgcaacccagtaagttagggcactacctttctcgaagtttccaaacatcaagcattgccttttatttttttaaaaaaaacattggaatattattttaaatgacgttttaggatgacatattaatgcatcatgaagcatagatgtgcaaaatattctaacatttccatacaaacataaataatatcattaagacaaaactaaataacatgaacatacatttaataaaaaaaacatactagggtaaatataagataataaacaaataaaaatgagtaaactaaaagaaaaacataatacatgcaaaaattatacaacaatatatatcataaaatagcacataaaagaaataattaaacatagcatataaaaaaatgaaactatgcacaaataagataaatgacatacactaaaaaaatgaataaatagaacatttataaattataaaaatataatgcaatagttcaaaatacatgaaatgataatataatatatatacatgcatagaaaatatatatttgaaaataaactatataaaaaggttaaatattataatatataaaatacataatcaaatgtataaaagataggaataaatatacatatttgaaaaatgaagaaattaaaataaaaaatgttgaaaaactaagatagacgaagaataaaataagaacaaaccacagagagtaagaacgcaagagggagagaaatttgagtgaatgctctcaagaattcttattgtttcccaaaactcaagtgtgttacaatgaagggagaggcctctatttatagttgagcctccccaaatccaacggtacagatcaattacatcaacggttaagattaaaggatatctacaaattaaatctccaagattacaaaatcatatctttaagattgcatatcatatcatatcatatcatatctaagattatatcatatctaagattgcatatccttaaagattatatttccataaaagtcaagcttgtagatggaccttaaatattttcaagtaatgggccattctgatcgggccaaattatatttgaaattctggactgaacttggacttcatttttttggggggtttattatattttt
This window of the Gossypium hirsutum isolate 1008001.06 chromosome A09, Gossypium_hirsutum_v2.1, whole genome shotgun sequence genome carries:
- the LOC121205963 gene encoding paramyosin-like, yielding MEEVRPIDEYLQVIPSELDIMKQKFKRKNLELGKKIEKLEEEKMYLSLDVDLQKKEVKKVRKENRKVKEDRDDLKEEYRKAQWQKEVQEEKARAEYWERKFQEMRSQNLALEKENKWLKTKVTELGKSLRWHQNHDPTVELKELKSKVEDLEVALHDGELRIEQLEAQEDYLKEELHQVKGQVRDRDYVIGEAVA